From a region of the Leptospira kmetyi serovar Malaysia str. Bejo-Iso9 genome:
- a CDS encoding glycosyltransferase has protein sequence MILHIDTETGWRGGERQLLLLAEGLKKRKIPQLIVGKPGSALEGRCSDHGLPFQAVDMRGEWDLASVKAIRALVQEKKIKLIHTHTAKAHTLALFAKSKLPDTKLVVSRRVDFSIRKNLFSIWKYKSKRNDLFLTVSNKIREILLRDGVDPAKTVTVHSGIDFSFAKKLPDPARYKKEFSIKKDTIVIGNVAALVDHKDQKTLLNAIAKIDSSRNFKVFLVGEGELRKELEDLANTLGISDKVVFTGYRTDVPDILSLFDIFTLTSKEEGLGTSILDAMAVGLPIVATKGGGIGEMLTHEKGAFLAEVGDADALAKYYETLMDDLKLRKTFGSFNKESVKRFSIKNTIRKTELAYYSFLGEELFGEKE, from the coding sequence GTGATTTTGCATATAGATACAGAAACAGGATGGAGAGGGGGAGAAAGACAACTCCTGCTCCTGGCAGAGGGTCTGAAAAAGAGAAAGATTCCTCAACTCATCGTGGGCAAACCGGGTTCCGCCTTGGAAGGACGGTGTTCCGACCATGGACTTCCGTTTCAAGCCGTGGACATGAGGGGAGAATGGGACCTCGCATCCGTCAAAGCGATCCGCGCCTTGGTTCAGGAAAAAAAGATCAAATTGATTCATACGCATACGGCCAAGGCGCATACGCTTGCTTTGTTCGCGAAATCAAAACTTCCCGATACGAAACTCGTGGTTTCCCGACGAGTGGATTTCAGTATTAGAAAAAACTTATTTTCGATTTGGAAATATAAATCCAAACGAAACGATCTTTTCTTAACGGTTTCCAATAAGATCCGAGAAATTCTTCTCAGAGACGGAGTCGATCCCGCAAAAACCGTAACCGTTCACAGCGGAATCGATTTCTCCTTTGCAAAAAAACTTCCCGATCCCGCGCGTTATAAAAAAGAATTCTCGATTAAAAAAGATACGATCGTAATCGGAAATGTCGCCGCGCTTGTGGATCACAAGGATCAAAAAACGCTTTTGAACGCGATCGCAAAAATCGATTCTTCCCGAAACTTCAAGGTGTTTCTTGTCGGTGAAGGCGAACTCAGAAAAGAATTGGAAGATCTCGCAAACACATTAGGAATTTCTGATAAAGTTGTCTTTACGGGTTATAGAACCGACGTTCCGGACATTCTTTCCTTGTTCGATATTTTTACGCTGACTTCCAAGGAAGAAGGTCTTGGAACTTCCATTCTCGACGCAATGGCCGTCGGTCTTCCGATCGTCGCGACCAAGGGAGGAGGAATCGGAGAAATGCTTACGCACGAAAAAGGAGCCTTTCTCGCGGAAGTAGGTGATGCGGACGCGCTTGCAAAATATTATGAAACCTTAATGGATGATTTAAAACTTCGCAAAACGTTCGGAAGTTTCAACAAAGAATCCGTCAAAAGATTCTCCATCAAAAACACGATCCGTAAAACGGAACTCGCATACTATTCCTTTCTGGGTGAGGAACTTTTCGGAGAAAAAGAATGA
- a CDS encoding methyl-accepting chemotaxis protein has translation MRRSSLKFILLISGISILFALTCILSGAAYFFGRKKITENYMSQMKSVVSVVGLEFDSFLNSHLNVAWTISKDPRTMETLRTGAPIAGSFYQDLMQRYGVYENIFICRLDVDSKILADGRGGVTLGFKLSEAGIEKSLNAAKEGKFYLAEARKSPVTGLPVALLSVPIFEGNRPIGLVGVALSFDTVSEKIIKEIKIGEQGYVSAMDQNGIIIAHPKKEMILNLDIRKESYGETMLGLKTGEVMEFTFKGGDRYAMVYRLDEWKLSIVAIQPKAEIRESLVGLLILIVLSGLVTASISAYLLYLLLKKRLGPLENASKLFKTMAEGDLTSDIKVVYEDEIGSMSRDMNSFIFSIRNSLKDIQRVSTELATSSEELTASSDSFASGAQATAASTEEMSATVEELSSGMDSISAGTDRQYKNILEFHNNIRTLSSSVREIGLEIKQALDLTQGISTQAVKGEESLGQMKTMVQNIIKSSGEMSAIIGIINDISDQTSLLALNAAIEAARAGEAGRGFAVVAEEISKLSEKTASSIKSISEMILRNNHELDSGANGIESSSEVIHGIIKSTDMVSKAMEKLFGITSAQEGINQQVAERADKVGEDAEFVKQAMDEQKQAFHEITQVIIQINDHTLGTASGAEEISASAKSLEHSAENLRKIADRFIL, from the coding sequence ATGCGCCGCAGCAGTCTCAAGTTTATTTTATTGATTTCTGGAATTTCGATTTTGTTCGCTCTGACTTGTATCCTATCCGGCGCCGCGTATTTTTTCGGAAGAAAAAAGATCACGGAAAATTATATGAGCCAGATGAAGAGCGTGGTTTCCGTAGTCGGGTTGGAGTTCGATTCTTTTCTGAATTCTCACCTGAACGTCGCCTGGACGATTTCAAAAGATCCGCGTACGATGGAAACCTTAAGAACGGGCGCGCCGATCGCCGGAAGTTTTTATCAGGATCTCATGCAAAGATACGGAGTTTATGAGAATATCTTTATATGCCGATTGGACGTAGATTCTAAAATTCTCGCGGACGGAAGGGGAGGAGTCACACTCGGTTTTAAACTTTCCGAAGCCGGAATCGAAAAAAGTTTAAACGCGGCTAAGGAAGGAAAATTTTATTTGGCCGAAGCAAGAAAATCTCCCGTAACCGGATTGCCGGTCGCGCTTCTTTCGGTTCCGATTTTCGAAGGAAATCGACCGATCGGACTTGTGGGAGTCGCTCTTTCCTTCGATACGGTTTCGGAAAAGATCATCAAAGAAATCAAAATCGGAGAACAAGGTTACGTTTCCGCGATGGATCAGAACGGAATCATCATCGCACATCCGAAAAAAGAGATGATCTTAAACTTGGATATCAGGAAAGAATCGTACGGCGAAACCATGTTGGGTCTGAAAACCGGAGAAGTGATGGAGTTCACATTCAAAGGCGGGGACCGTTATGCGATGGTCTATAGACTCGACGAATGGAAACTTTCCATCGTAGCGATTCAGCCGAAGGCCGAAATCCGCGAATCTCTGGTCGGACTTTTGATTTTGATCGTATTGTCCGGCCTTGTAACCGCGTCGATCTCCGCGTATCTTTTATATCTTCTTTTGAAAAAACGACTCGGTCCTTTGGAGAACGCGAGCAAACTTTTCAAAACCATGGCCGAAGGGGATCTCACGTCGGACATCAAAGTGGTCTACGAGGACGAGATCGGTTCGATGAGTCGGGATATGAATTCTTTTATATTCAGTATTCGTAATTCTTTAAAGGACATTCAAAGGGTTTCCACCGAACTTGCCACTTCTTCGGAAGAGTTGACGGCTTCTTCGGATTCTTTCGCGTCCGGCGCACAAGCGACCGCGGCTTCGACGGAGGAAATGTCGGCCACCGTCGAGGAACTTTCTTCCGGTATGGACAGCATCTCCGCGGGAACCGATCGCCAGTATAAAAATATATTAGAATTTCATAATAATATAAGGACCCTTTCCTCGAGCGTACGAGAGATCGGATTGGAAATCAAACAAGCGCTGGATCTTACGCAGGGAATTTCCACACAGGCGGTCAAAGGGGAAGAATCCCTCGGTCAGATGAAGACGATGGTTCAAAACATCATCAAATCTTCCGGAGAAATGTCCGCGATCATCGGAATCATCAACGACATTTCGGATCAGACCTCGCTTCTCGCATTGAACGCGGCGATCGAAGCCGCCAGAGCGGGAGAGGCCGGTCGAGGATTTGCGGTTGTCGCGGAAGAAATTTCCAAGTTATCCGAAAAGACCGCTTCTTCCATCAAATCGATCAGTGAAATGATATTAAGAAACAATCACGAACTCGATTCGGGCGCAAACGGAATCGAATCGTCTTCCGAAGTCATTCACGGAATCATCAAAAGTACGGATATGGTTTCCAAGGCTATGGAAAAACTTTTCGGAATTACGAGCGCTCAGGAAGGGATCAATCAACAAGTCGCGGAACGCGCGGACAAGGTCGGGGAGGACGCGGAGTTCGTCAAACAAGCGATGGACGAGCAGAAACAGGCGTTCCATGAAATTACGCAAGTGATCATCCAGATCAACGATCATACGCTGGGAACCGCGTCGGGTGCGGAGGAGATTTCCGCGTCCGCAAAAAGTCTCGAACATTCTGCCGAAAACTTGAGAAAGATCGCGGATCGATTCATTCTTTAA
- a CDS encoding alpha/beta fold hydrolase, translated as MTLEEWKRSGSFVSYGDWKIFYKEEGNGENLLLIHGFPTASFDWEKIWKPLAQKRRLIATDLIGFGFSSKPAIDYSIFLQADIIEKLLSDKGIEEVKILAHDLGDTVAQELLARFIDRKQSGQKGLNIKAVTFLNGGIFPESHRPRFIQKLLHSPIGWILSRLMNRKSFQKSFSAVFGSNTKPSQEELDVFWDLVAGDNGTKIAHRLIRYIQERKINRERWVGAVLHSPVPIRMINGVDDPVSGAHLVARFREISPSADIVELKGIGHYPQVEAPDSVFKSVL; from the coding sequence ATGACATTAGAAGAATGGAAACGTTCCGGTTCCTTCGTATCGTACGGGGATTGGAAAATTTTTTATAAAGAAGAAGGAAATGGGGAGAATCTTCTATTGATCCACGGATTTCCCACCGCGTCCTTTGATTGGGAAAAAATTTGGAAACCTCTCGCACAAAAAAGAAGATTGATCGCGACCGATCTGATCGGATTCGGATTTTCCTCCAAACCTGCGATTGATTATTCGATCTTTTTACAAGCGGACATCATAGAAAAATTGTTAAGCGACAAGGGAATCGAAGAAGTGAAAATTCTCGCGCACGATCTCGGCGACACGGTGGCGCAGGAACTTCTCGCTCGTTTTATCGATCGAAAACAATCCGGACAAAAGGGTTTGAACATCAAGGCGGTGACTTTTCTCAACGGAGGAATTTTTCCCGAATCGCACAGACCCAGGTTCATTCAAAAACTTTTACACAGTCCGATCGGTTGGATTCTTTCGAGATTGATGAATCGCAAATCCTTTCAAAAAAGTTTTTCGGCTGTTTTCGGATCGAATACAAAACCGAGCCAAGAAGAACTCGACGTTTTTTGGGACTTGGTCGCTGGCGATAACGGAACCAAAATCGCGCACCGATTGATTCGATACATTCAAGAACGAAAGATCAATCGAGAACGTTGGGTAGGCGCCGTGCTCCATTCTCCCGTGCCGATCCGAATGATCAACGGCGTCGACGATCCGGTGAGCGGAGCTCATCTTGTTGCGCGTTTTCGAGAAATTTCTCCGTCCGCGGATATCGTGGAATTGAAAGGGATCGGACATTATCCTCAAGTGGAAGCGCCGGATTCCGTTTTTAAATCCGTTTTATAG
- a CDS encoding aldo/keto reductase: MDLLSRSDFLKRTAAIGLAAGLIRSSFESLFAKEGAKMLERTIQKSGEKIPAIGLGTWQTMDISKDSSELESLREVWKEFIDQGGTVVDSSPMYGRSEEIVGILASSLSEEKRKKVFYATKVWIRGESAGKAQIQSSFEKFKTNRIDLFQIHNLVDTNTHLKTLRFLQEGQKIRYLGLTHYVSSAFPEMEKIAKTENMDFIQIPYSIVTRAAEERILPFAQENGIGVLINRPFEEGELFRRVKGKPLPDYFKEWDCDSFGQTFLKYILSHPAVTCVIPATSKISHLRDNLKAGFGKLPSGKDREEFRKRLLQIL, encoded by the coding sequence ATGGATCTCTTGTCTCGTTCCGATTTTTTAAAACGAACAGCAGCGATCGGACTCGCCGCCGGTTTGATCCGATCTTCCTTCGAAAGTCTATTTGCCAAGGAGGGTGCGAAGATGTTGGAAAGAACGATTCAAAAAAGCGGAGAAAAAATTCCCGCGATCGGACTCGGTACTTGGCAAACCATGGATATATCCAAGGATTCTTCCGAACTGGAATCGCTACGAGAGGTTTGGAAAGAATTTATCGATCAAGGCGGAACGGTCGTGGATTCCTCGCCGATGTACGGAAGATCGGAGGAGATCGTTGGAATTCTCGCGTCCTCTCTTTCGGAAGAAAAACGGAAAAAAGTTTTTTACGCGACCAAGGTTTGGATTCGGGGAGAATCCGCCGGAAAAGCCCAGATCCAATCCTCTTTTGAAAAATTCAAAACGAACCGAATCGATCTATTCCAAATTCATAATTTAGTGGATACGAATACACATTTAAAAACTTTGCGCTTTCTTCAGGAAGGTCAAAAGATTCGATACTTGGGTTTGACTCATTACGTTTCTTCCGCTTTTCCCGAAATGGAAAAAATCGCAAAGACGGAGAATATGGACTTTATACAAATTCCGTATTCGATCGTGACGCGCGCCGCTGAGGAAAGAATTCTTCCCTTCGCACAGGAAAACGGAATCGGAGTTTTGATCAATCGTCCTTTTGAAGAAGGAGAACTTTTCAGAAGAGTCAAAGGGAAACCGTTGCCTGATTATTTTAAGGAATGGGATTGCGATTCTTTCGGCCAAACGTTTTTGAAATATATTCTTTCTCATCCTGCGGTCACTTGCGTAATTCCAGCCACTTCCAAAATTTCCCATCTCAGAGACAATCTCAAGGCCGGATTCGGAAAATTACCCTCCGGAAAAGATAGGGAAGAATTTAGAAAACGACTTTTACAAATTCTTTAA
- a CDS encoding LamG-like jellyroll fold domain-containing protein has product MKSILLILTSITFSSLTFCQYDPESSSLPELSIAWAKQGTTSNASVAIGPSGPIGVSINQVSLSSGATYDFQSVLNGFRSPTATITITNSSGGDFTIPTSNFLNISGANASDFIVTGSPNGTITNGASATASIYFNSSSAGLRTATLNVQPGGNIASVNVTLQGTGVSNVGTLSLFSQFESIGFNDSSGNGNNGFVTGNFGGTFVPGIVGNAIRLGYGATPAFDYIDIPDSAAQNFHFAGTQPISVTAWVSPDTSSIGTIFDKSENNGPFSNLIFDLIVSNTLLGVQSWQEGAFSEGFSWNGSIVGWHHVACVYDPTLGNPNTTLYYDGVAVQTGYIFSSTFAPPNSQAANIGRFRRDASQLYVGLIDELRVYYPVALSASQIQIIYNSR; this is encoded by the coding sequence ATGAAATCGATTCTTCTCATCTTAACCTCGATCACGTTCTCGTCGTTGACGTTCTGTCAATACGATCCGGAATCTTCCTCTCTTCCCGAACTTTCGATCGCTTGGGCCAAACAAGGGACCACTTCGAATGCAAGCGTCGCAATCGGGCCGTCCGGGCCGATCGGGGTTTCCATCAATCAGGTTTCTCTTTCGAGCGGCGCGACATACGATTTTCAATCTGTGTTGAACGGATTTCGATCTCCTACCGCGACGATTACGATCACGAATTCTTCGGGCGGAGATTTTACGATTCCTACATCCAATTTTTTGAATATATCGGGAGCGAACGCTTCCGATTTTATAGTGACCGGTTCGCCTAACGGAACTATAACGAACGGAGCTTCGGCTACCGCTTCGATTTATTTCAACAGCTCTTCCGCAGGTTTAAGAACCGCGACCTTAAACGTTCAACCCGGAGGGAACATCGCATCCGTAAACGTAACGTTGCAGGGAACCGGCGTTTCCAACGTAGGAACGCTTTCTTTGTTTTCTCAGTTCGAGAGTATTGGCTTTAACGATTCTTCCGGAAACGGGAATAACGGATTTGTAACCGGCAACTTCGGAGGAACCTTCGTTCCGGGAATTGTAGGCAATGCGATTCGGCTCGGATACGGCGCAACGCCGGCCTTTGATTATATCGACATTCCCGATTCGGCCGCACAGAACTTTCATTTTGCGGGGACTCAACCGATCAGCGTTACCGCGTGGGTCAGTCCCGATACGTCCTCGATCGGAACCATATTCGATAAGTCGGAGAACAACGGACCGTTTTCGAATTTGATCTTTGACCTTATCGTAAGCAATACGTTGTTAGGCGTGCAATCCTGGCAAGAAGGAGCGTTTAGCGAAGGTTTTAGTTGGAACGGTTCGATCGTAGGTTGGCATCACGTCGCCTGCGTGTACGATCCTACTTTAGGAAATCCGAATACGACCTTGTATTACGACGGAGTCGCTGTTCAAACGGGATATATTTTTTCTTCCACGTTCGCGCCTCCCAATTCTCAGGCGGCGAACATCGGAAGATTTAGACGCGACGCGAGTCAATTGTACGTGGGTTTGATCGACGAACTTCGGGTGTATTATCCGGTTGCTTTATCTGCTTCTCAAATTCAAATCATCTATAATAGCCGGTAA
- a CDS encoding OmpA family protein, with protein sequence MSLIRLKSFFLNDRIKFSFYGILLFLCLMFVDCHQTNIIPSQFPRDGESFKGVSFTSKSYVLGYFEGGHDRAECPEGIRSFKIFRSITDFFVHIFVGGLYDTRSVEIECVRIKLNFDSIVRSKGFVLRGVYFNSNSDRINEESFEILDELSEILRANPGLKILITGHTDLNGGEKQNRILSLKRAKSTKEYLLAQGIDTSRMEIRGLGSSRPIQRSLDESASFQNRRIEISATRNDENESVKKRIEPEDSPPEEYTSTIILRNGRKLYGNITKQTEKDVYVENKDGLQILSKRKIRKIKYNHR encoded by the coding sequence ATGTCACTGATCCGCTTAAAAAGTTTTTTCTTAAACGATAGAATTAAGTTTTCATTCTACGGAATTCTCTTGTTTCTTTGTTTGATGTTCGTCGATTGTCATCAGACGAATATCATTCCTTCCCAATTTCCGAGAGACGGAGAATCTTTCAAAGGAGTCAGCTTCACTTCCAAAAGTTATGTGCTCGGATATTTCGAAGGAGGACACGATCGCGCCGAATGTCCCGAAGGAATCCGAAGTTTTAAAATCTTCAGAAGTATCACGGATTTTTTCGTTCATATTTTTGTCGGCGGGTTGTACGACACGAGAAGCGTCGAAATAGAATGTGTTCGCATTAAATTAAACTTTGATTCCATCGTTCGTTCCAAGGGTTTCGTATTAAGAGGAGTTTATTTTAATTCGAACTCGGATCGGATCAACGAAGAATCCTTCGAGATTCTGGACGAACTTTCCGAAATACTCCGGGCCAACCCGGGTTTGAAAATTTTGATCACGGGTCATACCGACTTGAATGGAGGAGAAAAACAGAATCGGATTCTTTCCCTCAAAAGAGCCAAGTCGACAAAGGAATATTTACTCGCGCAAGGAATCGATACTTCCCGAATGGAAATCCGCGGACTCGGATCCAGCAGACCGATCCAAAGAAGTTTGGATGAAAGCGCTTCGTTTCAAAACAGAAGAATCGAAATCAGCGCAACACGAAACGATGAAAACGAATCCGTTAAAAAACGAATCGAACCTGAAGATTCTCCGCCGGAAGAATATACCAGCACGATCATTCTTAGAAACGGAAGGAAGTTATACGGAAACATCACTAAACAAACCGAAAAGGACGTTTACGTGGAAAACAAAGACGGACTTCAGATTTTATCGAAGAGAAAAATCCGAAAAATCAAATACAATCATCGATAG
- a CDS encoding Bor/Iss family lipoprotein, whose amino-acid sequence MNYKYLNYLILILFSFQAILCQHARVEVAPTLKQKRKAETNRETILLKQNYYLMGLLPRKLEYSESEYCPHRGIKEVHQYSSITNILVEQMTIGIYSPRSLEIVCH is encoded by the coding sequence ATGAATTATAAATATCTAAATTACCTGATTCTAATCTTATTTTCTTTTCAAGCGATCCTTTGTCAACACGCGAGGGTGGAGGTCGCGCCCACACTCAAACAAAAACGAAAGGCGGAAACCAATCGGGAAACCATTCTACTCAAACAGAATTATTATCTCATGGGATTGTTGCCTAGAAAATTGGAATATTCCGAATCCGAGTATTGCCCTCATCGGGGAATCAAGGAAGTCCATCAATATTCTTCGATCACGAATATCCTGGTGGAACAAATGACGATCGGAATTTATTCTCCCCGTTCTTTGGAGATCGTATGTCACTGA
- the polA gene encoding DNA polymerase I, which yields MKRLLIIDGHAFVFRAYYAFGASNLTNSKTGKPSGATFGFFKMLFKLLQDYTPTHVAMTFDPGGPLERGKTFQDYKANRKPMPEDLRPQIKEVMETLENIGFKVLKMEGHEADDIIGTLCENYKATAKEILIFSGDKDLYQLLEKKNIKMLRGKKGVTEFVEIDSNWVKEELGVDVKQIPDYMGIVGDTSDNIPGVKGIGDKGASKLLQEYKSLDGVYKNIEKIKNPSMKTKLTEQKENAYLSKELATIRRDLKLKITEKDIETPDYKSDQAILYFKSQGYNVLSRDLAKSAGKEVPKDSDVASADTAATAEGGENKSVPAAEKGTYRFITSAEELSKVCRGLLKSRVLSVDTETTSPNPAMAEILGISFSNQEKTGFYVSIKNNASLFQDKSLSLEEVKEHLGPVLASEIPKVGQNIKYDLIVLENHGFVLNNIQFDTMLASYVIRPEGRRHNMDDLAKDLLNYDTITYDDLVGTGKKKKELTDIDPEQVAEYAAEDADVTFRLYQILRKSIKDSGVENILKDMEMPLIPVLAKMEKTGIALDVPYFEELARDFDREIRHLEGEIHKQAGGPFNIASTKELQKILFEDLQLRVVKKTQTGYSTDHEVLEELAGEHPIIEKLLDYRKYTKLKSTYVDALPKMVNPKTGRIHTSYNQTIAATGRLSSTDPNLQNIPIRDREGRLLRKGFIVGSSDYEILSLDYSQIELRIMAHVSKDPAMLDAYNHGIDIHKRTAAALYGVPEKEVTHEMRDKAKVVNFSVIYGVTPYGLSRNLRISRDEAKSFIERYMTQYPGVKTYMDSMVEFAEKNGYVQTLTGRRRPVTDINSTHKSAKEAAKRIAINSPIQGTSADMIKIAMIKIHEDIEKKGYQSKMLLQVHDELVFEVHKKEKEEFKASMKKFMETAMPLDLPILVEGKFGVNWDEAH from the coding sequence ATGAAACGTCTCTTGATCATCGACGGGCACGCCTTCGTATTCCGAGCATACTACGCGTTCGGAGCTTCCAATCTTACCAATTCGAAAACCGGAAAGCCCAGCGGAGCCACATTCGGTTTTTTTAAAATGCTTTTTAAACTCCTTCAGGATTATACGCCGACTCACGTCGCGATGACGTTTGATCCGGGCGGACCTTTGGAGCGGGGAAAAACCTTTCAAGATTATAAGGCCAATCGCAAACCGATGCCCGAAGATCTTCGTCCTCAGATCAAGGAAGTGATGGAGACGCTTGAGAACATCGGCTTTAAGGTTTTGAAGATGGAAGGTCACGAAGCCGACGACATCATCGGAACCCTTTGCGAAAACTACAAAGCGACCGCCAAAGAAATTCTTATCTTTTCCGGCGATAAGGACTTGTATCAACTATTAGAAAAAAAGAATATAAAAATGCTCCGAGGCAAAAAAGGAGTCACCGAGTTCGTCGAAATCGATTCCAATTGGGTCAAGGAAGAATTGGGCGTGGACGTAAAACAGATTCCCGATTACATGGGAATCGTAGGCGATACTTCGGATAACATTCCCGGCGTAAAAGGAATCGGAGACAAGGGCGCGTCCAAACTTCTCCAGGAATACAAATCCTTGGACGGGGTTTATAAGAATATCGAAAAGATCAAAAATCCTTCGATGAAAACCAAACTCACCGAACAAAAGGAGAACGCATATCTTTCCAAAGAACTCGCAACGATTCGAAGAGATCTGAAATTAAAGATTACCGAAAAGGACATCGAAACTCCGGATTACAAATCCGATCAGGCCATTCTTTATTTTAAATCGCAAGGTTATAACGTTCTTTCCAGAGATCTGGCCAAGTCCGCGGGAAAAGAAGTTCCCAAGGATTCGGACGTCGCATCCGCCGATACGGCCGCGACCGCGGAAGGCGGTGAAAACAAATCCGTTCCCGCCGCGGAAAAAGGAACGTATCGTTTTATCACATCCGCAGAAGAACTTTCCAAAGTATGCAGAGGACTTTTGAAATCGAGGGTTCTTTCGGTTGATACGGAAACAACGTCGCCTAACCCCGCTATGGCGGAGATTTTGGGAATTTCGTTTTCCAATCAGGAAAAAACCGGTTTTTACGTTTCGATCAAAAACAACGCTTCCTTGTTTCAGGATAAGTCCCTGAGTCTCGAAGAGGTAAAGGAACATCTGGGTCCGGTTCTTGCGAGCGAGATTCCGAAGGTCGGCCAGAACATCAAATACGATCTAATCGTATTAGAAAATCATGGTTTTGTGTTAAACAATATTCAGTTCGATACGATGCTCGCTTCGTATGTGATTCGACCGGAAGGAAGACGTCATAACATGGACGATCTCGCCAAGGACCTTCTGAACTACGATACGATCACCTACGACGATCTCGTGGGAACCGGAAAGAAAAAGAAGGAACTCACCGATATCGATCCCGAACAAGTCGCGGAATACGCTGCAGAAGACGCGGACGTAACCTTCAGACTGTATCAAATTTTGAGAAAGTCGATTAAGGATTCCGGAGTCGAAAACATTCTCAAGGATATGGAAATGCCCTTGATTCCGGTTCTTGCAAAGATGGAAAAAACCGGAATCGCGTTGGACGTTCCATACTTCGAGGAATTGGCCCGCGACTTCGATCGCGAAATCCGTCATCTCGAAGGGGAAATCCACAAACAAGCCGGAGGACCGTTTAACATCGCTTCGACGAAGGAACTTCAAAAAATTCTTTTTGAAGATCTCCAGTTGAGAGTCGTAAAAAAAACGCAGACAGGTTATTCCACCGATCACGAAGTTCTCGAAGAACTTGCGGGGGAACATCCCATCATCGAAAAACTTTTGGATTACAGAAAATATACGAAACTCAAATCCACTTATGTCGACGCGCTTCCGAAGATGGTCAATCCGAAGACGGGAAGAATTCATACGAGTTACAATCAAACGATCGCCGCAACGGGAAGATTGTCTTCCACGGATCCGAACCTGCAGAACATTCCGATCCGCGATCGGGAAGGTCGTCTTTTGAGAAAAGGTTTTATCGTCGGATCGAGCGACTACGAGATTTTGAGTTTGGATTATTCTCAGATCGAACTTAGAATTATGGCGCACGTTTCCAAGGACCCGGCGATGCTCGACGCATACAATCACGGGATCGATATTCACAAACGAACCGCGGCGGCGTTGTACGGCGTTCCCGAAAAGGAAGTCACTCACGAAATGAGGGACAAGGCGAAAGTAGTTAACTTTTCCGTAATATACGGAGTCACTCCGTACGGGCTCAGTCGCAACCTGAGAATTTCGAGGGACGAAGCAAAGTCCTTCATCGAACGTTATATGACACAGTATCCGGGCGTAAAAACGTATATGGATTCCATGGTAGAGTTTGCGGAAAAGAACGGTTACGTTCAAACCTTAACCGGACGACGTCGTCCCGTAACTGACATCAACAGCACGCACAAATCCGCAAAAGAAGCCGCAAAAAGAATCGCGATCAACAGCCCGATTCAGGGAACCAGCGCGGACATGATCAAGATCGCGATGATTAAAATCCACGAGGACATCGAAAAGAAGGGCTATCAATCCAAGATGCTTTTGCAGGTTCACGACGAATTGGTCTTCGAGGTTCATAAAAAGGAAAAGGAAGAATTCAAGGCGTCCATGAAAAAGTTTATGGAAACCGCGATGCCTCTCGATCTTCCGATTCTTGTGGAAGGAAAATTCGGAGTCAACTGGGACGAGGCGCATTAA
- a CDS encoding DUF1554 domain-containing protein, giving the protein MGAYLSFNSNKAKFPVWVASFIISHFLTVSCTIWPVLTGLAIPSKSSNGNGNESIELLLLLQHGNGSGGSGSSTGPGSSGPPASSCANNGGCSIFLSTATTGNFGGVSGADAKCVTAATGALAPGNPSDYKALIMADDGSRTLTTNWVLWPNTVYKSFSNAGLTVASTNASAQFVFPVTNTITSPGGNAVFTGIDASGATWIPKSGATCTISGVSWTSGSITESGQIGVSNNTDKTVLDGTTSYPCSNNLVIYCVQK; this is encoded by the coding sequence ATGGGCGCTTACCTTTCATTTAACTCCAATAAGGCGAAATTTCCCGTTTGGGTTGCTTCGTTTATCATTTCGCATTTTCTCACGGTTTCCTGTACCATTTGGCCGGTTCTCACGGGACTTGCCATTCCTTCCAAGTCCTCGAACGGAAACGGGAACGAGTCGATCGAGTTACTTCTTCTTTTGCAACACGGAAACGGATCGGGCGGTTCCGGTTCGTCAACGGGTCCGGGTTCCTCCGGTCCTCCCGCGTCTTCTTGTGCGAACAACGGCGGATGTTCTATTTTTTTGTCCACGGCCACCACCGGAAATTTCGGAGGAGTTTCGGGCGCCGATGCAAAGTGTGTGACGGCCGCAACGGGGGCGTTAGCTCCGGGAAATCCGAGCGATTACAAAGCGCTCATTATGGCCGACGACGGAAGTAGAACGCTTACTACGAATTGGGTTCTTTGGCCCAATACGGTTTATAAAAGTTTCAGCAACGCCGGTCTGACGGTTGCTTCTACCAATGCGAGCGCGCAGTTTGTCTTTCCGGTCACAAACACCATTACATCCCCCGGTGGAAACGCGGTTTTTACCGGAATCGACGCGAGCGGCGCGACTTGGATTCCCAAATCCGGAGCCACTTGTACGATTTCGGGCGTTTCTTGGACAAGCGGTTCGATCACGGAATCCGGTCAGATTGGCGTAAGTAACAATACTGACAAAACGGTTCTCGACGGTACCACATCTTATCCTTGCAGCAACAATCTTGTAATCTACTGCGTGCAAAAATAG